ACGGGGGAGGGGAACCGGCTGGACGTGAGTCTCGACGTCACGGTGCCCCTGAATATGTTCGTGGGTTCTCCCGGGGAATCCCGGGTCTCAGACGGCCGGACCGTGTCACACCGGTAAACCCTGGCGCGCCTTCCGTGCCCGCGCCGCGTCTTCGCTGTTCCCGAGGGGTGCCCCTCATATTATGGAGGTTCCATGAACTTTGAGTTGACCGACATCCAGCGTGAAATCCAGCGGATGACCCGCGAGTTCGCGGCCAAGGAGCTGATCCCCAACGCCCGCAAGTGGGACGAGCACCACGCCTGGCCGACCGACGCGGTGAAGAAGCTCGCCGAGCTGTCCCTGCTGGGCGTGGCCGTTCCCGAGCAGCACGGCGGCGCCGGGCTCGACAACGTCTGCTACGCCATCGCCATGGAGGAGATCAGCCGCGGCTGCGCCTCCACCGGCGTCATCATGAGCGTGAACAACTCGCTCTACTGCGATCCGATCATGAAGTACGGCACGGACGCGCAGAAGGAGCAGTTCCTGGCGCCGTTCGCCCGGGGCGACAAGCTCGGCTGCTTCGGCCTGACGGAGCCCGAGGCCGGCAGCGACGCCGCCGCGCAGAAGACGGTCGCCGTGCGCAAGGGTGACGAGTACGTCATCAACGGCTCGAAGAACTGGATCACCAACGGCCCCAAGGCCGACGCCATCGTCCTGATGACGATGACCAACCGAGAAGCGGGCCACAAGGGCATCACCGCGTTCATGGTCCCCACGGACACCCCGGGGTTCATCCGCGCCGAGCCCGACAAGAAGATGGGCATCAGCGCCGCCTGGTCCTGCTCCATGTTCTTCGAGGACATGCGCGTGCCGGCCAAGTACATGCTCGGCAAGGAAGGCGAGGGCTTCAAGATCGCCATGAGCACGCTGGACGGTGGCCGCATCGGCATCGCGTCGCAGGCGCTGGGCATCGCGCGCGCGGCGTACGAGGAGGCGGTGCGCTACTCCGGTGAGCGCAAGTCCTTCGGCAAGCCCATCCGCGAGCACCAGGCCATCCAGTTCATGATCGCCGACATGGCCACGGAGATCGACGCGGCCCGGCTGCTCGTGTGGCGCGCGGCGCTCCAGAAGGACAAGGGCGTGCGCCACAGCGCGGAGAGCGCCATGGCCAAGCTGTACGCCAGCGAGATGGCCAGCCGCGTGGCGAACAAGGCCCTCCAGGTGCACGGCGGCATGGGCTACAGCAAGGAGATGGACGTGGAGCGCCACGTGCGCGACGCGCGCATCACCGAAATCTACGAAGGCACGAGCGAGATTCAGCGCATCGTCATCGCCGCCAACCTGCTGAGGGAGTAACCGTCATGACGCGAGCGCTTCTGTCCGCAGTCGTCCTGGCCTCGGCGGTGGCGCTCGCGCAGGGCGCTCCGTCCAAGGCGCCCTCGGGCGGCAAGTCCGCCCCGACGAAGCCGGCCCCCGCCAAGCGCGACGGGCCGGACGTCGAGCGGCTGCCCTTCACCCCGGACTCCATCCGGCAGGTCGTCCAGCACCACCAGGGCCGCATCCAGGAGTGCTACGAAGACCACATGGCGGAGAAGGACCGCACGGTGCAGGGCAAGCTGATGACGACCTTCACCATCGACCCCAACGGGCTGGTGAAGGACGCCCGCGTGGTGAAGAAATCCAGCACGCTCAAGGACCCCAGCCTCCACGACTGCGTGCAGGCCGTCCTGTCGTCCATGACCTTCCCCAAGCCTCCGGATGGCGCGGACCACCCCATCGAGTATCCGTTCAACCTGAAGGCCATCGAGTAGGACAGCCGCCGTGAACTTCGAGCTCACCGAGACGCAGACCCTCATCCGTGACACCGCCCGCAAGTTCGCTCGAGAGCGCGTGGCCCCCCTGGCGCGCACGCTGGACCGCGAGGAGCGCTTCCCCACGGACCTCTTCAAGGAGCTGGGCGAGCTGGGCCTGCTCGGCGTGAATCTGCCGGCCCGCTACGGCGGCTCGGAGGCCGGCGCGGTCTCCTACGCCCTGGCGATGATGGAGATGGCGGCCGCGGACGCCTCCACCTCCGTGGCCATGGCCGTCACCAACATGTGCGGCGAGCTCATCAACGCGTTCGGCACCGACGCGCAGCGCGAGAAGTACGTCACGCGCCTGGCGTCCGGTGAGGCCATCGCGGGCTCCTTCGCGCTGTCCGAGCCCCACGCCGGCTCCGACCCGGGCGCGCTGCGCACCACCGCGGTGCGGCGCGGGGACTCGTGGGTCCTCAACGGCAGCAAGCAGTGGATCACCTCCGGCGCGTACGCTGGGGTGCTGGTCGTCTGGGCCCGCACGTCCGGGTCGGGCAACAAGGGCCTGTCGTGCTTCATCGTCGAGGGTGGGACGAAGGGGCTCATCATCGGCAAGCACGAGGACAAGATGGGCCTGCGCTCCTCGAACACGGTGGGGCTCACCTTCGAGGACTGCGAAATCCCCGCGGAGAACCTGCTGGGCGCGGAAGGGCAGGGCTTCCGGCTGGCCATGGTCGCGCTGGACGGCGGGCGCATTGGCATCGCGGCGCAGGCCTGCGGCGTGGGCCGGGCGGCACTCGAGGCGTCGGTGGCCTACGTGAAGGACCGCAAGGCGTTTGGCCAGGCCATTGGCGAGTTCCAGGGCCCTCGCTTCATGCTCGCGGACATGAAGACGCAGTTGGACGCGGCGGAGCTGCTGACGCTGCGCGCGGCGGTGATGAAGGAGCAGGGACAGCCGTTCTCTCGCGAGGCCTCCATGGCGAAGCTGTTCGCCAGCGAGATGAGCAACCGCGTGGCGGACAAAGGCGTACAGCTCCACGGCGGCTACGGGTACATCGACGAGTTCCCGGTGGAGCGGTACTTCCGCGACGCCCGCGTGCAGACCATCTATGAGGGCACCAGCGAGGTGCAGCGGATGGTGATCGCCCGGGAGAGCTTCAAGCTGCTGGGTTGAGCTTGGAATAACAGGGGCTTGGCCGCCTGTTCGTGCTGCTGGCAGGGGCGCGGCGCTTCATTTCGGGAGGGCTGCGCGCCAGGGCAGGCGTTCTTAACTACGTGCCAGGAACCGGAGTAGGACATCCACCCAACAGCACAGGGGGCACGAGCTCGCTTGACTACCGGAATCACCGGTGTCTAGGGTGCGCGGCTTCCATCAAATCAGGTCCTCAATGAGGAGGACGCACGTCACGGCCCGCTGCTCCCCGCAGGTCGCGACGGTAAAACCACCATCAGGGGGCAGTTGTACCGGTTTCAAAGGACTTCCATTTCATGCAGCAGAACGTGAACCAGCAGGTCGGGATGGACGGCGGCGACGAAGACTTTGCCGCAATGTTCGAGGCCTCGCTCAAGGAGCGCGGTGGTGACGGGATCCTGAAGGAAGGGGAGATCGTCAAGGGCACCGTGGTCCAGGTGACGAAGGACTTCGCGATTGTCGACATCGGATACAAGTCCGAGGGACAGGTCCCGATCTCCGAGTTCACCAATCCTCGCGGTGAGGTCTCGGTTCAGGCCGGTGACCCCGTCGAGGTCCTCCTGGAGAGCCGCGAGAACGACACCGGCATGGTCGTCCTCTCCAAGGAGAAGGCCGACAAGATGCGCATCTGGGACGAGATCAGCGCCGCCTGCGAGCGCGACGAGATCGTCAAGGGCACCATCGTCGGTCGCGTGAAGGGCGGCCTGTCCGTCGACATCGGCGTGAAGGCGTTCCTGCCCGGCTCGCAGGTTGATATCCGCCCCGTGCGGAACCTTGACCAGTACATCTCGAAGGAATTCGAGTTCAAGGTCATCAAGTTCAACAAGAAGCGCGGCAACATCGTCCTCTCCCGCCGCGTGCTCCTCGAGAAGCAGCGCGAGGAGATGAAGAAGGAGACCCTCAAGAACCTCAAGGAGGGTGCCGTCCTCAAGGGCGTGGTCAAGAACCTCACCGACTACGGTGCGTTCATCGACCTGGGCGGTATCGACGGTCTCCTCCACATCACGGACATGTCGTGGGGCCGCATCGGTCACCCGAGCGAGATGTTCAACGTGGGTGACGAGGTTCGCGTCGTCGTCCTCAAGTTCGACCCGACGCAGGAGCGCGTCAGCCTGGGCCTGAAGCAGATCCAGGAG
This genomic window from Myxococcus hansupus contains:
- a CDS encoding acyl-CoA dehydrogenase, with product MNFELTDIQREIQRMTREFAAKELIPNARKWDEHHAWPTDAVKKLAELSLLGVAVPEQHGGAGLDNVCYAIAMEEISRGCASTGVIMSVNNSLYCDPIMKYGTDAQKEQFLAPFARGDKLGCFGLTEPEAGSDAAAQKTVAVRKGDEYVINGSKNWITNGPKADAIVLMTMTNREAGHKGITAFMVPTDTPGFIRAEPDKKMGISAAWSCSMFFEDMRVPAKYMLGKEGEGFKIAMSTLDGGRIGIASQALGIARAAYEEAVRYSGERKSFGKPIREHQAIQFMIADMATEIDAARLLVWRAALQKDKGVRHSAESAMAKLYASEMASRVANKALQVHGGMGYSKEMDVERHVRDARITEIYEGTSEIQRIVIAANLLRE
- a CDS encoding AgmX/PglI C-terminal domain-containing protein, which translates into the protein MTRALLSAVVLASAVALAQGAPSKAPSGGKSAPTKPAPAKRDGPDVERLPFTPDSIRQVVQHHQGRIQECYEDHMAEKDRTVQGKLMTTFTIDPNGLVKDARVVKKSSTLKDPSLHDCVQAVLSSMTFPKPPDGADHPIEYPFNLKAIE
- a CDS encoding acyl-CoA dehydrogenase family protein, yielding MNFELTETQTLIRDTARKFARERVAPLARTLDREERFPTDLFKELGELGLLGVNLPARYGGSEAGAVSYALAMMEMAAADASTSVAMAVTNMCGELINAFGTDAQREKYVTRLASGEAIAGSFALSEPHAGSDPGALRTTAVRRGDSWVLNGSKQWITSGAYAGVLVVWARTSGSGNKGLSCFIVEGGTKGLIIGKHEDKMGLRSSNTVGLTFEDCEIPAENLLGAEGQGFRLAMVALDGGRIGIAAQACGVGRAALEASVAYVKDRKAFGQAIGEFQGPRFMLADMKTQLDAAELLTLRAAVMKEQGQPFSREASMAKLFASEMSNRVADKGVQLHGGYGYIDEFPVERYFRDARVQTIYEGTSEVQRMVIARESFKLLG